In Populus trichocarpa isolate Nisqually-1 chromosome 16, P.trichocarpa_v4.1, whole genome shotgun sequence, a genomic segment contains:
- the LOC112323227 gene encoding uncharacterized protein LOC112323227 has protein sequence MEEEQVKPQNDTAFTEDDDDDPPTLSSHALAALKEFLQQQQPITDQTSQTDGEGSETGEKVALVAEDWRLSQFWYDPLTAETVANEVLALLTNPSSLAVCIACPTLYAYIKKIDPSVNVQLLEYDKRFEQYGSDFTFYDYNKPEDLPGQLKHAFQVVVADPPYLSQECLEKVAQAISFLAIPGKSYLLLLTGDVQKDKAAELLGLHSCGFRPQHSSKLGNEFRLFTNYDPGMRLGGWELEK, from the exons ATGGAAGAAGAGCAAGTGAAACCTCAAAACGATACCGCTTTCACTgaagacgacgacgacgaccCTCCAACGTTAAGTTCACACGCTCTGGCTGCTTTGAAAGAGTTcctccaacaacaacaacccatCACTGACCAAACTTCACAAACCGACGGAGAAGGTTCTGAAACCGGAGAGAAAGTAGCCTTAGTAGCAGAGGACTGGAGGCTTAGCCAGTTTTGGTACGACCCGTTAACCGCAGAGACTGTAGCAAACGAGGTTCTTGCTTTATTAACCAATCCCAGTTCACTCGCAGTTTGTATCGCTTGTCCAACCCTTTATGCTTACATCAAG aAAATTGATCCGAGTGTGAATGTGCAATTACTGGAGTATGACAAGAGATTTGAGCAATATGGGAGTGATTTCacattttatgattataataaaCCAGAAGATTTGCCTGGTCAACTTAAGCATGCTTTTCAAGTTGTTGTTGCAGATCCTCCTTATTTG AGTCAGGAGTGCTTAGAAAAGGTTGCTCAAgcaatttcttttcttgcaaTACCAGGAAAATCATATTTGCTTCTGCTCACAG GAGACGTGCAGAAGGATAAGGCAGCTGAGCTCTTAGGATTGCATTCATGTGGTTTTAGGCCTCAACATTCTAGCAAACTTGGGAATGAATTTAGGCTATTCACAAACTATGACCCTGGAATGAGACTAGGAGGGTGGGAGCTGGAGAAATAg
- the LOC7469917 gene encoding exocyst complex component EXO84A yields the protein MSRTSSIGDSAELEGNLTLSDRLKVFKNSHFDPNAFVTSKCQTMNEKEIRHLCSYLVDLKRASAEEMRKSVYANYAAFIRTSREISDLEGQLISMRNFLSTQAALVHGLSEHARIDSLWAASEDSIADDLSNFDDGELSESEDWLIEFLDTFEVLLAERRVDEAMQALEKGEGLANESTKKHSLSPTALITLETAIRDQRQKLAYQLADTISQPSTRGQELRSAVLALKNLGDAPRAHTLLLNSHHQKLKSSLPSLRSSNNSCGRAYTVALSQVVFSTIAQAASDSLAVYGEEPAYTSELVTWAVKETEAFAFLLKRHVLASSAASGGLRVAAECIHICLGHCSLLEARGLSLATVLLRLFKPIIEQALNANLKKIEDISAALAAADDWLLTYPPAGGRPFSSSASLGSAMASQPKLSSSANRFNSMIQDFLEDAGPLESLQLDGSALGGVLQVFNSYVNLLMRALPSSAETEESLEGSGSKIVRVAETESQQLALLANASLLADELLPYAAMKLLPLPPRIDEQPKRSSERQSRLPEQREWKKKLQRSVDRLRDSFCRQHALDLIFTEDGDTHLNAYIYTSLDDNVEEPEWFPSLIFQELFMKLTRMASIATDMFIGRERFATVLLMRLTETVILWLSDDQTFWEEIEEGPKPLGPLGLQQLYLDMEFVLLFSSQGRYLSRNLHQVIKNIIARAIDAVAATGVDPYSTLPEDDWFAEVAQIAIKMLTGKANFGNVERDVTSPTASVSAKSVSSIVSHGSNEFSH from the exons atgtCGAGAACGTCGAGCATAGGAGACTCAGCGGAGCTGGAAGGAAATCTAACGCTAAGTGATCGCTTAAAGGTCTTCAAGAACTCTCATTTTGATCCCAATGCCTTTGTCACCTCCAAATGCCAGACTATGAATGAGAAG GAAATAAGGCACCTGTGTTCATACCTCGTGGACCTGAAAAGGGCTTCTGCTGAGGAAATGAGAAAGAGTGTTTATGCTAACTATGCAGCCTTTATACG GACATCAAGGGAGATTTCAGATCTTGAGGGGCAGCTTATTTCTATGAGAAATTTCCTGTCGACTCAAGCAGCTCTAGTTCACGGTTTGAGCGAACATGCTCGCATTGATTCTTTGTGGGCTGCTTCTGAAGACTCTATAGCAGATGATTTGTCCAATTTCGACGATGGGGAGCTTTCTGAGTCAGAAGATTGGTTGATTGAGTTCTTGGACACCTTTGAAGTTCTATTGGCAGAAAGGAGAGTGGACGAAGCTATGCAAGCCCTTGAGAAAGGAGAAGGATTAGCTAACGAATCCACGAAGAAGCACTCTTTGAGCCCAACTGCACTCATTACTTTGGAGACAGCTATTAGAGATCAGCGACAGAAACTAGCTTATCAGCTTGCAGATACCATTAGCCAACCTTCGACTCGTGGACAAGAGCTTCGTTCAGCTGTTTTAGCTCTAAAAAATCTCGGAGATGCTCCCCGTGCCCATACATTGTTGCTCAATTCTCACCACCAGAAGTTGAAGTCTAGTTTGCCGAGTCTTCGCTCATCCAACAATTCATGTGGACGAGCATATACTGTTGCACTTTCACAAGTTGTCTTTTCCACCATTGCACAAGCAGCAAGTGATTCTTTGGCAGTTTACGGGGAGGAACCTGCATATACATCTGAACTTGTAACTTGGGCTGTCAAAGAGACTGAGGCTTTTGCTTTTCTTCTAAAGAGGCATGTCCTAGCTTCATCAGCTGCTTCAGGAGGTCTACGGGTTGCTGCTGAGTGCATTCATATATGCTTGGGTCATTGTTCTTTGTTGGAAGCTCGTGGATTGTCCCTTGCTACCGTCTTATTGAGACTTTTTAAGCCTATTATTGAGCAGGCATTGAATgccaatttaaagaaaattgaagatatCAGTGCTGCACTTGCTGCTGCAGATGACTGGTTGCTCACTTATCCACCAGCAGGCGGACGTCCTTTCTCTTCAAGTGCATCTCTTGGTAGTGCAATGGCATCACAGCCAAAGCTTTCAAGCAGTGCTAATAGGTTCAATTCCATGATTCAG GACTTTCTTGAGGATGCGGGACCCCTTGAGAGCCTTCAGCTGGATGGTTCTGCACTGGGAGGCGTTCTTCAAGTGTTCAACTCCTATGTCAATTTGTTAATGCGTGCATTACCGAGTTCAGCAGAGACTGAAGAGAGCTTGGAAGGTTCAGGAAGTAAAATTGTCAGGGTAGCAGAAACTGAATCCCAGCAACTAGCTTTACTAGCTAATGCATCATTGTTAGCAGATGAACTGCTCCCATATGCTGCCATGAAGCTCTTGCCATTGCCTCCTAGAATAGACGAGCAACCTAAAAGATCTTCAGAAAGGCAATCCCGTCTTCCGGAACAAAGGGAGTGGAAGAAGAAGCTTCAACGTTCAGTTGATCGCTTGCGAGATAGCTTCTGCAGACAGCATGCTCTTGATCTCATCTTCACAGAAGATGGTGACACTCATCTCAATGCATACATTTACACAAGTCTGGATGACAACGTAGAGGAGCCTGAATGGTTCCCGTCTCTAATTTTCCAG GAACTTTTCATGAAATTGACCCGGATGGCAAGCATAGCAACCGATATGTTCATAGGCCGGGAAAGATTTGCGACCGTTCTATTAATGAGGCTCACAGAGACAGTGATCCTTTGGCTTTCTGATGATCAAACCTTTTGGGAAGAGATAGAGGAGGGACCAAAACCTCTGGGTCCTCTTGGCCTTCAACAG TTATATTTGGATATGGAATTTGTGTTGCTCTTCTCGTCTCAAGGACGTTACTTGTCTAGAAATCTACATCAAGTTATTAAGAACATCATAGCAAGAGCGATCGATGCTGTAGCTGCTACTGGAGTAGATCCTTACAG TACGTTGCCGGAGGATGACTGGTTTGCCGAAGTTGCTCAAATAGCTATTAAAATGTTGACTGGGAAAGCAAATTTTGGAAATGTGGAACGAGATGTTACTAGCCCTACTGCTTCTGTGTCGGCAAAATCTGTATCTTCAATCGTATCTCATGGGAGTAACGAATTCAGCCATTGA